One window of Micropterus dolomieu isolate WLL.071019.BEF.003 ecotype Adirondacks linkage group LG13, ASM2129224v1, whole genome shotgun sequence genomic DNA carries:
- the odf2a gene encoding outer dense fiber protein 2, translated as MRKVMRTRSSSPPIHVHINDATPVHVHVKSQGTSPARTPQGKPKVDRGNIRPTAKVKTRVPWIPPGKASIRDASYKWEGPTHRLEITPPLPEPEPEHSQSALRLADLTSEEEEGLHGRISQYERKIDSLMTEVSSLKNEVELRKKEQLLERQSEQLSVSQRVITEQEEELAEVTKELEETERENTRLRQSMEKMLEETDYNRLDRDSMQQDKDALLRKLMEAEVDGTAAAKQVSALRESVSKLCSASGSRLSGSESSVLARQKDLLLQKLETFEATNRALRHLLREQHGSKTEQMESIRLSEQKDTLLKRLVETEAENTRLVVKLQEKDREVNQLSQLLDTEKDNTKSTAELSKSLESTRAHLQGQLRSKEAEKNRLTVQIKNLERAANQQKAEMEHLSEHLARLKQQASADREALKQATRAQKQRAERSEGTAGQLSVQLLDMEKQVADALSAAETWQSRYAQEVKDKSQLEIELSLLNSHTAELTEQLQNTEDKGRTERQALLDHLHGLTTEITAAKLENQSLKATASAVEEKLALSQSELQQVKASIKQYESLLDSYKIQVGKTRAEADEYCARLALAEQEAQAVRGELERDIEEVRRELLGRLAELEPLPEALRRAELQLEEAQDRERSQERRSMELSTTLTDLRMKVETQGSQMELLRQKNKVQLEEKRQLQQRVEGLERKLEEAGSQNSDLLAVIAKREDTIKSNQLRLEEKTRECSLLSRKLEESLNDAHQQMSETRERAATKEHSTQSKILDLETQLSRTTSEINQLRRNKEEVERRYQSRLQDVKDRLEQSDSTNRSLQNYVQFLKASYSNVFGDLALSSSLRAPSPI; from the exons ATG AGGAAAGTAATGAGAACTCGGTCAAGTTCACCTCCAATTCATGTGCACATCAACGATGCCACACCGGTACATGTCCATGTGAAGAGCCAGGGGACGAGTCCTGCAAGGACGCCTCAG GGAAAGCCCAAAGTCGACAGAGGAAACATCCGTCCTACAGCCAAGGTCAAAACTCGAGTGCCATGGATACCACCGGGAAAGGCCTCCATACGGGATGCTTCATATAAGTGGGAG GGGCCGACGCACCGCCTTGAGATCACACCACCGCTCCCCGAACCAGAACCTGAACATTCCCAGTCTGCGCTGCGATTGGCTGACCTCAcatcagaagaagaagaagggctGCACGGACGAATCAGCCAGTATGAGAGGAAGATTGACAGCTTAATGACTGAAGTCAGCTCTCTGAAGAATGAG GTGGAGCTGCGGAAGAAGGAGCAGCTGCTGGAGCGTCAGTCGGAGCAGCTGAGTGTCTCCCAGCGGGTGATCACCgagcaggaggaggagttgGCTGAGGTGACCAAGGAGCTGGAAGAGACCGAGCGGGAGAACACACGATTACGCCAATCCATGGAGAAGATGCTGGAGGAGACCGACTACAACAG ATTAGACAGGGACAGTATGCAACAAGACAAAGATGCTCTGCTCAGAAAACTGATGGAGGCTGAAGTGGATGGGACAGCAGCTGCCAAGCAAGTCTCAGCCCTGCGAGAATCTGTTTCCAAACTGTGCAGTGCTAGTGGCAGT AGGCTGTCTGGCTCTGAGTCTTCAGTCTTGGCCCGTCAGAAGGATCTGCTGCTACAGAAACTGGAGACATTTGAAGCTACAAACCGAGCTCTGCGGCACCTCCTCAGAGAGCAGCATGGATCCAAG ACTGAGCAGATGGAATCAATCCGACTGTCAGAGCAGAAGGATACATTACTCAAAAGACTGGTGGAGACAGAAGCAGAAAACACT CGTCTTGTGGTGAAACTtcaagagaaagacagagaggttAATCAACTCTCCCAACTTTTAGATACTGAAAAG GACAATACCAAGAGCACAGCTGAACTGTCCAAGAGTCTGGAGTCAACAAGAGCTCATTTACAAGGACAGCTCCGCAGCAAAGAAGCTGAGAAGAACCGGCTTACTGTGCAGATAAAG AATCTGGAGCGAGCAGCCAATCAGCAGAAGGCAGAGATGGAGCATCTAAGTGAGCACCTGGCGAGGCTCAAGCAGCAGGCCAGTGCAGACCGAGAGGCTCTGAAACAAGCCACGCGAGcccagaaacagcgagctgagCGCAGCGAGGGCACTGCAGGCCAGCTGAGCGTCCAGCTGCTGGACATG GAGAAGCAGGTGGCTGATGCACTTTCAGCAGCTGAGACCTGGCAAAGTCGCTATGCCCAAGAAGTGAAAGACAAGAGTCAACTGGAGATCGAACTGTCGCTGTTGAACAG CCATACAGCAGAGCTGACAGAGCAGCTGCAGAATACAGAGGATAAAGGCAGAACGGAGAGACAAGCCCTGCTGGATCACCTGCATGGACTGACCACAGAGATCACTGCTGCCAAACTGGAGAACCAGTCCCTCAAG GCTACAGCATCTGCAGTGGAGGAGAAGCTCGCCTTGTCTCAGTCAGAGCTCCAGCAGGTCAAAGCTTCCATCAAGCAGTATGAAAGTCTGCTGGACAGCTATAAGATCCAG GTTGGAAAAACCCGGGCCGAGGCGGATGAGTACTGTGCTCGGCTGGCTCTGGCGGAACAGGAGGCCCAGGCGGTGCGGGGAGAGCTGGAGCGGGACATAGAAGAGGTGCGCAGGGAGCTGCTGGGGCGGCTGGCGGAGCTGGAGCCTCTTCCCGAAGCCTTACGACGCGCCGAACTCCAGCTGGAGGAGGCTCAGGACAGGGAGCGCAGCCAGGAGAGACGCAGCATGGAGCTTAGCACGACCCTGACTGACCTCCGAATGAAG GTGGAGACCCAGGGCAGCCAAATGGAGCTTCTAAGACAGAAGAACAAGGTACAGCTGGAGGAGAAAAGACAGCTTCAGCAGCGAGTGGAGGGTTTGGAAAG AAAGCTGGAGGAGGCTGGCAGTCAGAACAGCGACCTGCTGGCCGTCATTGCCAAACGGGAAGACACCATCAAAAGCAATCAGCTCCGTCTGGAGGAAAAAACAAGGGAATGTTCCCTGCTGAGCCGGAAGCTGGAGGAGTCTCTGAATGATGCTCACCAACAG ATGTCAGAAACCAGAGAACGTGCTGCAACCAAAGAACACTCAACCCAATCCAAGATATTGGACCTAGAGACCCAACTTAGCAGGACTACCTCAGAAATCAACCAATTGCGACGCAACAAAGAGGag GTGGAACGGCGGTATCAAAGCCGACTGCAGGACGTGAAGGATCGCCTGGAGCAGTCAGACAGTACCAACCGAAGCCTGCAGAACTACGTCCAGTTCCTCAAAGCCTCCTATTCCAATGTGTTTGGAGACTTGGCCCTAAGCAGCTCACTGCGAGCCCCCTCACCCATCTGA